One Lachnospiraceae bacterium C1.1 genomic region harbors:
- a CDS encoding MarR family transcriptional regulator, translated as MDKVKLFRESTRELERNLEKLNSSDCCQCNVNTSQCFLVVEIGRKPGICVKELAELLKMDKSAVSRSVEELVQKGYVLREPSTRDRRCVVLNLTDEGMARFNTIEKDMNMKFKRVFSMIPKEKQSQVLEALNIYNDAIKKSEVECCD; from the coding sequence ATGGATAAGGTAAAACTATTTCGAGAAAGTACCAGAGAATTAGAACGTAATCTTGAGAAGTTAAACAGTTCTGATTGCTGTCAATGTAACGTCAATACATCTCAATGCTTTCTGGTTGTTGAGATAGGCAGAAAACCCGGAATATGTGTAAAGGAACTTGCTGAACTTCTTAAGATGGATAAAAGTGCTGTAAGCAGATCTGTAGAAGAACTTGTTCAAAAAGGATATGTTTTGCGAGAACCTTCAACAAGGGATCGCAGATGTGTAGTGCTTAATCTGACTGATGAAGGAATGGCAAGATTCAATACAATAGAAAAAGATATGAATATGAAGTTTAAGAGAGTTTTTTCTATGATTCCAAAGGAAAAACAGAGTCAGGTTTTAGAGGCATTAAATATCTATAATGATGCGATAAAAAAATCGGAGGTGGAATGCTGTGATTAG
- a CDS encoding nuclear transport factor 2 family protein translates to MKIIMTNKEKALALIGTFVSGDTAKAKELLAPGYIQHNLAFGTGADAFVAAVEGLAQAPVKTTVNNIRAFEDGDKVFLQTVYNFAGAGEQVGFDVFRFDADGKIAEHWDNLADKAAPNPSGHTQIDGTLEKKDVDKEETRKVVAGFVGDVLRGENPDKLTSYYDGDKYIQHNTAIADGLSGLGAALEAMAKQGISMVYNKTHMVLADGDYALAYSEGTFGGVPTTYYDLFRVENGFIAEHWDVMETLADKSTWANENGKF, encoded by the coding sequence ATGAAAATAATCATGACAAATAAGGAAAAAGCATTAGCACTCATCGGAACATTCGTATCAGGAGATACAGCAAAGGCAAAGGAACTTCTTGCACCAGGTTATATTCAGCATAACCTCGCATTTGGAACAGGGGCAGATGCATTTGTAGCAGCTGTTGAAGGACTTGCACAGGCACCTGTAAAAACAACAGTTAATAACATTCGTGCATTCGAGGATGGAGATAAGGTTTTCCTTCAGACAGTATATAATTTTGCAGGAGCAGGAGAGCAGGTCGGATTCGATGTTTTTAGATTCGATGCAGACGGTAAGATTGCAGAGCACTGGGATAATCTGGCAGACAAGGCAGCTCCTAATCCTTCAGGACATACTCAGATTGATGGAACTCTTGAGAAGAAAGATGTAGACAAGGAAGAAACACGTAAGGTTGTTGCCGGATTTGTAGGCGATGTACTCCGCGGGGAGAATCCGGATAAGCTTACTTCATATTATGACGGAGACAAGTATATTCAGCATAACACAGCAATAGCAGATGGTCTTTCCGGTCTTGGAGCTGCACTTGAAGCTATGGCTAAGCAGGGAATCTCAATGGTTTATAACAAGACTCATATGGTTCTTGCAGATGGAGATTATGCACTTGCCTACTCAGAAGGAACCTTTGGCGGTGTACCTACAACCTACTATGATCTGTTCCGTGTTGAGAACGGATTTATCGCAGAGCACTGGGATGTAATGGAGACATTAGCTGATAAGTCTACATGGGCTAATGAAAACGGAAAGTTTTAA
- a CDS encoding cyclophilin-like fold protein yields MIAKMIAMALSVFMMFCVSACSDNMEAMDKNHDSIAVISESEDIEAESTEGTILLEALETYQTEETDNQAVASDSSSDDISIGEATMIMKIGDTKVNVDWEDNQAVEALRDMARDGDVTIQMSMYGGFEQVGSIGQSLPRNDKQTTTSSGDIVLYSGNQMVVFYGSNSWSYTRLGHISDKDEAGMTELLSNGDVTITISMMSGSKGQNPIVLAQRGLRPWDPQNTSK; encoded by the coding sequence ATGATAGCAAAAATGATTGCAATGGCACTTAGTGTGTTCATGATGTTTTGTGTTAGTGCCTGTTCAGATAATATGGAGGCTATGGATAAAAATCATGATTCGATTGCTGTTATTTCTGAATCGGAAGATATAGAAGCAGAAAGTACAGAGGGAACTATATTATTAGAAGCCTTAGAAACATATCAAACAGAAGAAACTGATAATCAAGCTGTTGCGAGTGACTCTTCTTCTGATGATATTAGCATTGGAGAAGCTACTATGATAATGAAGATTGGCGATACAAAAGTTAATGTAGACTGGGAAGACAACCAGGCTGTAGAAGCATTGCGGGATATGGCCAGAGATGGTGATGTCACAATTCAGATGTCAATGTATGGCGGATTTGAGCAGGTGGGATCTATAGGTCAAAGTCTTCCAAGAAATGACAAACAGACGACAACATCATCAGGGGATATAGTTCTTTATTCAGGGAATCAAATGGTTGTGTTCTATGGTTCTAACAGCTGGTCATACACACGGTTAGGTCACATATCTGATAAGGATGAGGCTGGCATGACTGAGTTGCTTTCAAATGGCGATGTTACAATAACTATTAGCATGATGTCAGGGTCAAAAGGTCAAAATCCGATTGTGCTTGCACAAAGAGGATTGAGACCTTGGGACCCGCAAAACACGAGCAAGTAG
- a CDS encoding flavodoxin family protein, which produces MSKVLVISTSLRANSNSDILTEKLIEGAKASGHDVEHISLKGKSIGFCIGCLACQNTQKCVIKDDAATIADKVKNVDTLVFVTPIYYYEMSGQMKTLLDRLNPLYPSDYRFRNVYMLSVAAEDEEFVPKKAESGLQGWVDCFEKAQFSGSLFCGGIGDMGEASGKIEELNEAFEFGKALK; this is translated from the coding sequence ATGAGCAAAGTATTAGTAATTTCAACAAGCCTTCGTGCAAATAGCAATTCAGATATACTTACTGAAAAGCTTATAGAAGGAGCCAAAGCATCAGGTCATGATGTGGAGCATATAAGTCTTAAAGGGAAGAGCATAGGCTTTTGTATAGGATGTCTGGCATGTCAGAATACTCAGAAATGTGTCATTAAGGATGATGCTGCCACGATTGCTGATAAAGTAAAGAACGTAGATACATTGGTATTCGTCACTCCTATTTATTACTATGAGATGAGTGGTCAGATGAAGACTCTTTTGGACAGGCTCAATCCTCTATATCCTTCAGATTATAGATTTAGAAATGTATATATGCTCTCTGTAGCAGCTGAGGATGAAGAGTTTGTGCCTAAAAAGGCGGAAAGTGGACTTCAGGGATGGGTTGATTGCTTCGAAAAGGCTCAGTTTTCAGGTTCCTTATTCTGCGGTGGCATAGGTGATATGGGTGAGGCATCCGGGAAAATAGAAGAGTTAAACGAGGCTTTCGAGTTTGGTAAGGCTTTAAAATAG
- a CDS encoding alpha/beta hydrolase — MIRKEELNLVTEWDKTFKKSDKVDHSKVTFVNRYGITLAADMYVPKNAEGKLPAIAVCGPFGAVKEQCSGLYAQTMAERGFLTIAFDPSFTGESGGNVRYMASPDINTEDFMAAVDFLSLNEKVDHERIGIIGICGWGGMSINTAALDTRIKATAAMTMYDMTRVNAKGYFDSEDSEEARYQKKAAMCAQRLEDLKAGEYKLGGGVVDPLPEDAPFFVKDYYDYYKTDRGYHKRSLNSNGGWNVIGCESFVNQPILKYSNEIRSAVLLVHGEKAHSCYFSKDAYADMVKDSKYADNKELMIIPDAVHTDLYDGGDKDYIPFDKLENFFKENLK; from the coding sequence ATGATCAGAAAAGAAGAACTAAACCTTGTAACCGAGTGGGATAAGACCTTTAAGAAAAGTGATAAGGTTGACCACAGCAAAGTAACATTCGTAAACAGATATGGAATCACACTGGCAGCAGATATGTATGTTCCTAAGAATGCAGAGGGCAAACTTCCTGCAATTGCTGTATGTGGACCATTCGGAGCAGTTAAGGAGCAGTGTTCAGGGCTCTATGCTCAGACAATGGCTGAGAGAGGATTTTTGACGATAGCCTTTGACCCTTCTTTTACAGGAGAGTCCGGTGGGAATGTAAGATACATGGCATCGCCGGATATCAATACAGAAGATTTCATGGCTGCTGTTGACTTTCTTTCATTAAACGAAAAAGTAGATCATGAGAGGATTGGAATAATCGGTATCTGTGGCTGGGGCGGGATGTCAATCAATACGGCAGCTCTTGATACAAGGATCAAGGCTACAGCTGCTATGACAATGTATGACATGACAAGAGTAAATGCCAAGGGATATTTTGACTCAGAAGACAGTGAAGAAGCAAGATATCAGAAGAAAGCAGCCATGTGTGCTCAGAGACTTGAAGATCTTAAGGCAGGCGAATATAAGCTTGGAGGCGGAGTTGTAGACCCACTTCCGGAGGATGCACCTTTCTTTGTAAAAGACTACTATGACTATTACAAGACTGACAGAGGATATCACAAGAGAAGTCTTAATTCCAACGGTGGTTGGAATGTGATCGGCTGTGAATCTTTTGTAAATCAGCCAATTCTTAAGTACAGCAATGAAATCAGAAGTGCAGTTTTACTTGTACATGGAGAAAAGGCACATTCCTGCTACTTCTCAAAGGATGCATATGCAGATATGGTCAAAGACAGCAAGTATGCAGATAATAAGGAACTTATGATAATCCCTGATGCGGTACATACTGATCTTTATGATGGTGGTGATAAGGATTATATTCCTTTTGACAAGCTGGAGAACTTCTTTAAGGAGAATCTGAAATAA
- a CDS encoding ACT domain-containing protein, giving the protein MELKKIEHKLSVCKVTDISDIDLTMDFYFIGKTDEELSLVCKTENVPYNTIERDDGWQGFRIQGVLDFSLIGILSKLSGILAEHKIGIFAVSTYNTDYILVKEENFERALEALAAEGYTVV; this is encoded by the coding sequence ATGGAACTGAAGAAAATAGAGCATAAGTTGTCTGTCTGTAAGGTGACAGATATTTCAGATATAGATTTGACTATGGATTTCTACTTCATTGGAAAGACAGATGAAGAACTCTCGCTTGTATGCAAGACTGAAAATGTTCCATATAATACGATAGAACGCGATGATGGATGGCAGGGATTTCGGATCCAAGGAGTCCTTGATTTTTCTTTGATAGGAATCCTTTCTAAACTATCCGGAATACTTGCGGAGCATAAGATAGGAATCTTTGCTGTTTCGACATATAACACAGATTATATTCTTGTGAAGGAAGAGAACTTTGAACGGGCTTTGGAAGCGCTGGCTGCTGAAGGATATACTGTGGTATAA
- a CDS encoding aldo/keto reductase gives MKINYYDLAAGDGAAFSIFGEALSDVRDEVMYQIHFGADYSKGTYGWTLDLDTVKRSVDKQLKDLRTDYINYGFIHCQDESKDWEKYQKNGILQYLLDMRGQGVVKHIGASSHTPSVIQEILDTDIIDMLMFSVNPAYDYNHGEYAYGGVDERADVYKRCEKLGVGISVMKPFSGGQLLNDEMESAFGVRPVKAVLGPDLLCIFDSEEQIRNMKPDQSKLADLPGRGQDVTTKGEDSACVSRSFFPKLLVAEDPVCGSAHCQIADYWSKELGKLSIHAYQASKRGGHLYCEMLENGRIAISGEATLVAVSEIVVGD, from the coding sequence ATGAAGATCAATTATTACGACCTTGCCGCAGGAGACGGAGCAGCATTTTCCATTTTTGGTGAGGCTCTGTCTGATGTAAGGGATGAAGTGATGTATCAGATCCATTTTGGTGCTGATTATTCAAAGGGCACATATGGATGGACACTTGATCTGGATACTGTGAAGAGATCAGTAGATAAGCAGTTGAAGGATTTGAGAACCGATTATATCAATTACGGTTTTATCCATTGCCAGGATGAGTCGAAGGATTGGGAGAAGTATCAGAAGAACGGCATCCTTCAGTACCTCCTGGACATGAGAGGCCAGGGTGTGGTGAAGCATATAGGAGCATCATCCCATACACCTTCAGTAATACAGGAGATTTTAGATACAGACATCATAGATATGCTGATGTTCTCGGTTAATCCTGCATATGACTATAACCATGGTGAGTACGCTTATGGCGGCGTGGATGAGAGAGCGGATGTGTATAAGAGATGTGAAAAGCTGGGTGTAGGCATATCGGTTATGAAGCCTTTTTCAGGAGGACAGCTATTAAACGATGAGATGGAGAGTGCTTTTGGAGTTCGTCCCGTCAAGGCTGTTCTGGGACCGGATCTTTTATGCATATTTGATTCCGAAGAGCAGATCCGCAACATGAAACCTGATCAGAGTAAACTCGCTGATCTTCCCGGGCGTGGCCAGGATGTAACTACAAAAGGAGAGGATTCGGCTTGTGTTTCCAGAAGTTTCTTCCCGAAGCTCCTTGTGGCAGAGGATCCGGTATGCGGTTCGGCACACTGCCAGATAGCGGATTACTGGTCAAAAGAGCTGGGCAAGCTCAGTATACATGCATATCAGGCTTCTAAGAGAGGAGGGCATTTGTACTGCGAGATGCTGGAGAACGGGAGGATAGCAATAAGCGGAGAAGCAACTCTCGTGGCAGTATCAGAGATAGTAGTGGGAGATTAA
- a CDS encoding cyclophilin-like fold protein, producing the protein MSTKHLSRRISLRFSILLGVCLMFSLFGCGKTGQVMDGDGMVREHTYAQISQDEAKLMMQEDDGHVIVDVRRTAEYAQGHIPGAILIPNEIITDTPPEELPDKNQIILVYCRTGRRSKEASQKLADMGYVNVYEFGGIEDWSGEIVAEEASDNAGGEKAKLSFESFDGGGPEFNVLVSDEGIVSYETEVKYHSSDHGEMTGSGFDKIITFTGIKPGETTVVVEERSPIADNLDHKYRVTVDDELNVQIELLSVKDINEEAGEGMILMIDGEECPVEWEDNESVEALKELCPLTVKMSMYGGFEQVGSLGESLPRNDEQITTEYGDIVLYSGNQIVVFYGSNTWAYTRLGHIDMTQEELAEMLGNGDVEITLE; encoded by the coding sequence ATGAGTACGAAGCATTTAAGCAGACGAATTAGCTTAAGATTTTCAATATTGTTGGGAGTATGTCTGATGTTTTCGTTATTTGGATGTGGAAAAACCGGGCAGGTAATGGATGGAGACGGCATGGTGAGAGAACATACCTATGCCCAGATATCACAGGACGAGGCCAAGCTCATGATGCAGGAGGATGACGGGCATGTTATCGTAGATGTCCGGAGAACTGCTGAATACGCACAAGGTCACATTCCGGGAGCAATCCTGATCCCGAATGAGATTATTACCGATACTCCACCGGAAGAGTTGCCGGACAAAAATCAGATCATACTGGTTTATTGCCGTACCGGCAGGAGAAGCAAGGAAGCATCTCAAAAGCTGGCTGACATGGGATATGTGAATGTCTATGAGTTTGGCGGAATAGAGGACTGGTCCGGAGAAATCGTTGCGGAAGAGGCAAGTGATAATGCCGGTGGTGAGAAAGCAAAACTTAGCTTTGAGTCCTTTGATGGCGGCGGTCCAGAGTTTAATGTGTTGGTCTCTGACGAAGGCATTGTTTCTTATGAAACTGAGGTGAAATATCATAGCTCTGATCACGGGGAAATGACAGGCTCCGGTTTTGATAAGATTATCACCTTTACTGGAATAAAACCGGGTGAAACGACGGTGGTTGTAGAGGAAAGGTCACCGATAGCTGATAATCTTGACCACAAATACAGAGTGACAGTGGATGATGAACTTAATGTACAGATTGAGCTGCTGTCTGTAAAAGATATAAATGAAGAAGCAGGTGAAGGTATGATCCTGATGATTGACGGTGAAGAATGCCCGGTTGAATGGGAAGATAATGAGTCGGTAGAAGCGTTGAAGGAACTGTGCCCGCTGACTGTGAAGATGTCTATGTATGGTGGATTTGAACAGGTTGGCTCCCTTGGTGAAAGCCTGCCGAGAAATGATGAGCAGATCACGACCGAATATGGAGATATCGTCCTGTATTCCGGGAACCAGATTGTAGTCTTTTATGGATCAAACACCTGGGCATATACGAGGCTTGGCCATATCGACATGACACAAGAGGAACTAGCCGAGATGCTGGGAAATGGTGATGTGGAGATTACTCTCGAGTAG
- a CDS encoding flavodoxin family protein produces the protein MKKIVILSSSPRKMGNSDILCQQFKKGAEETGNSVEQINLYDKNIGLCRACYACFKTGRCVLQDDMSEILKKTQSADVIVVATPTYFLTMNGMLKTTIDRFLPKWQDLGGHDVYLIITGHDGKEGLRLVGEELTRIFENLGNNIKGIIWGEGVWQKGEVRETLAMSEAYQFGFDC, from the coding sequence GTGAAAAAGATAGTGATCCTTTCATCAAGCCCAAGGAAGATGGGTAATAGTGACATTTTATGCCAGCAGTTTAAAAAAGGAGCTGAAGAGACAGGAAATTCTGTTGAGCAGATAAATCTTTATGATAAAAATATTGGTTTATGCAGGGCATGTTATGCGTGCTTCAAAACAGGTAGGTGTGTATTACAGGATGACATGTCTGAAATTCTTAAAAAAACGCAGTCGGCGGATGTTATCGTTGTAGCTACTCCAACATATTTTCTCACAATGAACGGGATGTTAAAGACAACCATTGACCGGTTTCTTCCAAAATGGCAGGATTTAGGTGGGCACGATGTTTACTTGATTATTACGGGTCATGATGGCAAAGAAGGACTTAGACTTGTTGGTGAAGAATTAACCCGGATTTTTGAAAACTTAGGAAATAATATCAAAGGAATCATATGGGGAGAAGGAGTCTGGCAAAAAGGCGAGGTTCGAGAAACTTTGGCAATGAGTGAAGCCTATCAATTTGGCTTCGACTGCTAA
- a CDS encoding flavodoxin family protein encodes MKITILMGSPNRNGSTSTLVDEFKRGAKESGHACEVIDVCHANIHPCIGCVACGYEGPCVQKDDVEDVKGKLLSSDMVVFATPLYYYGMSAQLKAVVDRFCAYNSSLNSRHLKSALLTVAWNADDWTFEALVSHYKTLVRYINFEDEGMVLGYGCGTPSMTKRSRYPEEAYQLGRSL; translated from the coding sequence ATGAAGATAACAATACTTATGGGAAGTCCCAATAGAAATGGCTCAACAAGTACTCTTGTAGACGAGTTTAAAAGAGGAGCTAAGGAGTCTGGACATGCCTGTGAAGTCATAGATGTGTGTCATGCCAATATACATCCCTGCATCGGGTGTGTAGCTTGCGGTTATGAAGGTCCCTGTGTACAGAAGGATGATGTTGAAGATGTTAAGGGAAAGCTTCTTTCTTCAGATATGGTAGTCTTTGCAACACCTTTATATTACTATGGCATGAGTGCTCAGTTAAAAGCTGTAGTGGATAGGTTCTGTGCGTATAACAGCAGCTTAAACAGCAGGCATTTAAAATCAGCACTTCTTACGGTGGCGTGGAATGCGGATGACTGGACCTTTGAAGCCTTGGTGTCGCATTATAAAACTCTTGTTCGTTATATTAACTTCGAGGATGAGGGTATGGTTTTGGGATATGGCTGCGGCACTCCATCTATGACAAAAAGAAGCAGATATCCCGAAGAGGCATATCAGCTGGGAAGGAGCTTATAA
- a CDS encoding carboxymuconolactone decarboxylase family protein, translating into MSEKVVQTAGREQLGEFAPMFAHLNDDVLFGEVWNEEAIDVKTKCIITVVSLMASGITDSSLTYHLQNAKAHGVTKEEIAAIITHATMYVGWPKGWAVFRLAKEVWNETAEAVTEKDKYQNSIFFPIGEENPYGEFFVGQSYLAPVSKEQVSIFNVTFEPGCRNNWHIHHAKNGGGQMLICIGGRGYYQEWGKEAVEMTPGKVINIPAEVKHWHGAAPDSWFSHLAIEVAGEETSNEWLEAVSDEDYGKLK; encoded by the coding sequence ATGAGTGAGAAGGTAGTACAGACAGCAGGAAGAGAACAGCTTGGTGAGTTTGCACCTATGTTTGCGCACTTGAATGATGACGTACTTTTTGGTGAGGTATGGAATGAAGAAGCCATTGATGTGAAGACCAAATGCATTATTACAGTGGTTTCGCTTATGGCTTCCGGTATCACAGATTCTTCGCTGACCTATCATCTTCAGAATGCTAAGGCTCATGGAGTTACCAAGGAAGAGATTGCAGCGATCATTACTCATGCCACTATGTATGTAGGATGGCCTAAGGGTTGGGCAGTATTCAGACTTGCAAAAGAAGTGTGGAATGAAACGGCAGAGGCTGTTACAGAGAAGGATAAGTATCAGAATTCCATTTTCTTCCCCATTGGAGAAGAGAATCCTTATGGAGAGTTCTTTGTAGGACAGAGTTATCTGGCTCCTGTATCAAAAGAGCAGGTTTCTATTTTCAATGTAACCTTTGAGCCGGGATGCCGAAATAACTGGCATATCCACCATGCGAAAAACGGCGGCGGACAGATGCTGATCTGCATCGGTGGAAGAGGATATTATCAGGAATGGGGCAAGGAAGCCGTGGAGATGACTCCAGGTAAAGTAATAAACATTCCTGCTGAAGTAAAGCACTGGCACGGAGCAGCGCCGGATTCATGGTTCTCACATCTTGCAATAGAAGTTGCCGGTGAAGAGACAAGTAATGAATGGCTGGAGGCTGTATCGGATGAAGACTATGGCAAATTGAAATAG
- a CDS encoding putative quinol monooxygenase: MSITVNLYYTGANGNARRFAEEMERTGIAKRIRAEEGNLKYEYFIPLVDPETVLLIDSWEDQEAIDRHHASPMMKEIAELREKYDLHMTAERYVSDINGIPQKDSEFIRQ, encoded by the coding sequence ATGAGTATTACAGTGAATTTGTATTATACAGGAGCTAACGGAAATGCACGCAGATTTGCAGAGGAGATGGAAAGAACAGGGATTGCCAAACGTATTCGGGCAGAAGAGGGAAATTTAAAATATGAGTATTTTATCCCACTCGTAGATCCTGAAACGGTGCTTCTGATCGACAGTTGGGAAGATCAGGAGGCAATAGACAGGCATCATGCATCTCCGATGATGAAAGAGATTGCCGAATTACGAGAGAAATATGATCTTCATATGACAGCAGAACGTTATGTATCAGATATAAATGGAATACCACAAAAGGACAGTGAATTTATCAGACAATAA
- a CDS encoding aldo/keto reductase, with amino-acid sequence MANLPKIALGAWAWGNDGTFGNNLTAESLKPIFDTAMENGLNLWDTAYAYGMGTSEKVLAGFLKGLPRESYLISDKFTPQCADASSATAMKDMIEMQLGLMDLDRFDVYWIHNVSGAPKWTEELAKYFEGKDNVPLLGVSNHNLAEIKQANEILKAHGLKLSAVQNHYSLINRSSEDSGILDYCKENDIHFFAYMVLEQGALSGKYDTKHPMPEGSARAETYNPVLDKLEILNAELKKLADKYDVGMAQIPVAWAIAKGTLPIIGVTKENQVLDAVKAANITLTDEEVSSLEKVADSLELNVIRFWEKEMK; translated from the coding sequence ATGGCAAATTTACCTAAGATTGCCCTTGGTGCATGGGCATGGGGCAACGATGGAACTTTTGGAAATAATCTGACAGCAGAGAGCCTGAAGCCTATTTTTGATACGGCTATGGAAAACGGACTTAATCTTTGGGATACGGCATATGCATATGGCATGGGAACATCTGAGAAGGTGCTGGCAGGATTTCTCAAAGGTCTGCCAAGGGAGTCTTACCTGATTTCTGATAAATTCACACCTCAGTGTGCTGATGCATCTTCTGCTACTGCGATGAAGGATATGATCGAGATGCAGCTTGGCCTTATGGATCTCGATAGATTTGATGTTTACTGGATCCACAATGTATCAGGGGCTCCTAAGTGGACGGAAGAGCTTGCCAAATACTTTGAAGGCAAAGACAATGTTCCTCTTCTTGGAGTATCAAATCATAACCTGGCAGAAATCAAGCAGGCAAACGAGATTTTAAAGGCACATGGACTTAAGCTTTCAGCAGTACAGAATCATTACAGCCTTATAAACCGCTCTTCTGAGGATTCAGGAATCCTGGATTATTGTAAGGAAAATGATATCCATTTCTTTGCATATATGGTTCTTGAGCAGGGAGCACTGTCTGGCAAGTATGATACAAAGCATCCAATGCCGGAAGGATCAGCAAGGGCAGAGACCTATAATCCTGTGCTTGATAAGCTAGAAATCCTTAACGCAGAGCTTAAGAAACTGGCTGATAAGTATGACGTAGGCATGGCACAGATTCCTGTAGCGTGGGCAATTGCAAAAGGAACGCTTCCTATCATTGGTGTGACCAAGGAAAATCAGGTACTTGATGCAGTAAAGGCTGCAAATATCACACTTACAGATGAGGAAGTATCCTCACTTGAAAAAGTAGCGGATAGTCTGGAACTTAATGTAATTCGTTTTTGGGAAAAGGAAATGAAGTGA
- a CDS encoding TetR family transcriptional regulator, translating into MPKGSPERTAARKEEIISACEKLYQTMSFKDITLKEIGNETSFSRPTIYNYYQTKEEIFLALFEREYIRWNEELKSILQENEKLTRKQLAEKLASSIANRQQLLKLLSMNNYDMEENSRPELLTSFKVAYGESMKNVCRIITKFCPEKSVQEIQNFIYIFFPFMFGIYPYTSVTDKQREAMKEANVDYVYQSIFEITNNCLLKLL; encoded by the coding sequence ATGCCAAAAGGATCACCTGAAAGAACCGCAGCAAGAAAAGAAGAAATCATAAGTGCCTGTGAGAAACTGTATCAGACAATGAGCTTTAAAGATATTACACTTAAAGAGATTGGGAATGAGACATCCTTCTCTAGACCTACGATATATAACTACTATCAGACAAAAGAGGAGATATTCTTAGCTCTTTTTGAAAGGGAATACATCCGATGGAATGAAGAACTTAAGTCTATTCTTCAGGAGAATGAAAAACTTACCAGGAAGCAATTGGCAGAGAAGCTTGCATCATCCATAGCAAACAGGCAGCAACTGCTTAAGCTCCTCTCTATGAATAACTACGATATGGAGGAAAATAGCAGACCAGAACTGCTGACATCATTTAAGGTGGCCTATGGCGAGTCAATGAAGAATGTATGCAGGATAATCACAAAGTTCTGCCCTGAGAAATCTGTTCAGGAGATTCAAAACTTTATATACATATTTTTCCCATTTATGTTTGGAATATATCCTTACACCTCAGTAACGGATAAGCAGAGGGAAGCCATGAAAGAGGCAAATGTGGACTATGTGTACCAGTCCATTTTTGAAATAACAAATAACTGTCTGTTAAAGCTTCTATAA
- a CDS encoding helix-turn-helix transcriptional regulator, whose amino-acid sequence MKDLIYSNRVYELRKSYGISQDQMAADLDISRRTISKIEHGEQNPSLDMVYRIAAYFNLLIPDVFPLAKEIHLASYEECVKK is encoded by the coding sequence TTGAAAGATTTAATCTATTCAAACAGAGTTTATGAACTTCGTAAAAGCTACGGAATCAGTCAGGATCAAATGGCTGCCGACCTTGATATAAGCAGGCGCACTATCAGCAAGATTGAACACGGTGAACAGAATCCTTCACTTGATATGGTTTACAGGATTGCTGCCTATTTTAATCTTCTGATTCCTGATGTATTCCCACTGGCAAAAGAAATCCATCTTGCTTCCTATGAGGAATGTGTAAAGAAATGA